One region of Trichosurus vulpecula isolate mTriVul1 chromosome 1, mTriVul1.pri, whole genome shotgun sequence genomic DNA includes:
- the ELAC1 gene encoding zinc phosphodiesterase ELAC protein 1, which yields MSMDVTFLGTGSAYPSPTRGASAVALRCEGACWLFDCGEGTQTQFMKSHLKAGRITKIFITHLHGDHFFGLPGLLCTISLQSSPSASKPPMEIYGPVGLRNFIWKTMELSRSELTFPYVVHELVPTEDQCPAGELKDFSYLDGADSPPKEIQGRTILLDSTEGSYVLVNDEQFLVKAFRLFHRIPSFGFSVAEKERPGRLNAQKLKDLGVPPGPAYGKLKNGVTVVLENGVKVSPQDVLEKPIPGRKICILGDCSGVVGDEGVKLCFEADLLVHEATLDDTHMDKAKEYGHSTPRMAAEFAKLCKVKRLVLTHFSQRYKPPLLSGEGETDDIRELKKQAESVLDFQEVTLAEDFMVIDIPKKKTISIT from the exons ATGTCCATGGATGTAACCTTCCTAGGAACGGGCTCTGCATACCCATCACCCACCAGGGGAGCCTCTGCCGTAGCTCTCCGATGTGAAGGTGCCTGCTGGCTCTTTGATTGTGGGGAAGGGACGCAAACACAGTTCATGAAAAGCCACCTTAAAGCAG GGAGAATTACAAAGATCTTCATAACTCATCTTCATGGGGACCACTTCTTTGGCCTTCCTGGTCTTCTTTGCACTATCAGTCTCCAGAGCAGTCCCAGTGCTTCCAAACCACCTATGGAAATCTATGGGCCTGTAGGGCTTCGGAATTTCATCTGGAAGACTATGGAGCTCTCTCGCTCAGAGCTGACCTTCCCCTATGTTGTCCATGAGTTGGTGCCCACAGAAGATCAGTGCCCTGCTGGAGAATTAAAAGACTTCTCTTACCTAGATGGAGCTGACAGCCCTCCCAAAGAGATACAAGGGAGAACAATCCTCTTAGACTCAACTGAAGGCTCTTATGTACTGGTCAATGATGAGCAGTTTCTTGTAAAAGCATTTCGCCTCTTCCATCGAATTCCATCCTTTGGTTTTTCAGTGGCAGAGAAGGAACGTCCGGGTAGACTCAATGCACAGAAACTGAAAGACCTTG GTGTCCCGCCAGGTCCTGCCTATGGGAAACTGAAAAATGGAGTGACTGTCGTTTTGGAAAATGGAGTTAAAGTTTCTCCCCAAGATGTCTTAGAAAAACCTATTCCTGgaagaaaaatatgcattttgggTGACTGCTCTGGGGTTGTAGGTGATGAAGGAGTGAAACTGTGCTTTGAGGCAGATCTTTTGGTTCATGAAGCCACTCTAGATGACACTCACATGGACAAAGCGAAAGAATACGGTCATAGCACCCCACGTATGGCAGCAGAGTTTGCTAAGTTGTGCAAAGTCAAGAGACTGGTTCTCACTCACTTCAGTCAGAGATACAAACCACCTCTCTTGTctggagagggagaaacagatgATATTAGAGAATTAAAAAAGCAAGCAGAATCTGTGTTAGATTTCCAAGAAGTGACTCtagcagaggattttatggtgattgacattccaaagaaaaaaactatCAGCATTACCTGA